In the genome of Macrobrachium rosenbergii isolate ZJJX-2024 chromosome 44, ASM4041242v1, whole genome shotgun sequence, the window TCCTTGCATTCTTTTTAGCAAAATCATTTATAAGTGAGCTGTAATCTACAGATCTGGCTAGTGTGTTCTCTATTGACAATAGTGCCAAATATGAGAAGTGCTCTTGACCCATGGTTGctcttttgaaagattttatattGGACAGTTTATTGAAACTGCGTTCAGCCTCAGCAACTGTGACAGGCAATGTACAGAATATACGAAGTGCTATGCAAACTTCACTAAAGATTGGTTAAAGTCTCTTACCGTATGTTTCATTCAGTAGGTCAAGAGGAGCTAGTTCTTTCTCTGAGTGGAAAGTAGACCTAAATATTGTCTTCAAATGCAGCATTTCACTAACAAAATTACAAGACAGATCTAAAGAGTACTTCTGAGCCAGGCATTCTGAGACATCTTCAAGTTCAGCTTCGTTCAGAGAAACATACATAAGAATTGCCTTGAAAGTGTCACATATGCCCTTGACTGCCTTAAATCTCTGCTCCAGGTCAGTGACAATATAATCTAAAGTGTAAGAGAAAACATTAATCCTGAAATCTGATTTCTTTTCTGATTCTTTAGTTGACTTTACACCTTCATCCAGTACTTCATCatgaaatcttttaaattttttcactcTCTTCACTGGAAACTTTGATTCTGTTTATTCtcttaaaagaaaagttaaatcaAATAAGCTGCTGTCATGGGATCCCCAGAGTGCCGGGCCAGGAAAGTAGtgccctttccccctcctcctcctatgcTTGGGCcttgtacagtgtgtgtgtatatacagtatatatatatatatatatatatatatatatatatatatatatattataataacttttgtacatgattcatttatcacacattaccacaggtgaaaaataagagacggggtgtgggtcctgaccggtttcgactttatttccaagccagcCAAGCCCATGGCttgaaataaaatcgaaaccggtcaggacctacaccctgtctcttatttttcacctgtggtaatgtgtgatatatatatatatatatatatatatatatatatatatatatatatatatatatatagatatatatatatctatccatttatatatatatatatatatatatatatatatatatatatatatatatatatattgtatcacacatatatatatatatatatatatatatatatatatatatatatatatatatatatatatatatatatatatattgtacacatatatatatatatatatatataaatataatatatatatataatatataatatatatacatatacatatataatatatatatatatatatatatatatatatatatatatatatatatatatatatatatatatatatatatatatatatatatatatatatatatatacatatacacacacaaacgtgttCATTTATAAGCTCAAATATCACACAAGATACACATGATATTAATATCAGAGATTATCAGAGCGATTTCAAGATTATTCAAGTATTGTCAGGGTGCAAATTTGTATCCTGATGATGCGTGAGTAAAGGTGAAAGCGCTTCGTACTGAACAACTGCCTGTTTATTTTATCTATGGGATTATGTGTTTATACaattaatttcaaagtaatttttatccTTCCGTTCCAATTTCATTCCATAAGACTAATTCCTTATAGTTACCATGCACGAAGGGATGTCATTTCACATATTAATAAAGTATACCATTTAAAAGGCACAATAGAAACGTTTTCTATTTTCGTCATTCGTAAGAAAACGACTTTATGCGTGAATGTTAACGGAGTCTAATTTTGATAGCGGCAGCTTTGTCAAGCTCCCGTGTAAaactctttttttatgaatgatggATATATTAATGTTTGATGTGATGAATGTGTAATTCTAAcgtggcaaagaaaaaaaatcacgaaaatgcATGTTAATCACGCCTTCGCCAAAGAATTCAATAAAATCAGAGGTGGAAAATTATGTTATCGAGGAATATTTGAGTTGAATACGTAAAAGCGTGACCGAAATTTTAAACTGCTGATGATTAAATATACTTCAGCATAAGAGGCACTCTTTGCCATAAATATTTACGGCAGTCACATTATGAAGCATAATAAGGGTCACTGATGTGAAAGCATCATTTACCTACTAACATTCTTTTATTAGGAAAAATCCAAGAAATAACTGTAATATctgtcgtgaaaaaattggatccgttttttctccacaatccttcacaacgttcaggataagcgagggggaGTGGTAAGCAAGCGGCTGAGTTCGTGGTTCacctttttctgtaaatatgtttgattattatttgtgtccgGCGAACTGCCTGTGTTGTCTGTGTCGTAAGAGAGGATCTTTTTTAAGTAATTCaaataccttctgtagtaaaaTAACCTAAGTATAAATTCTGAAAGGGAACCGAGGTGACGACAAGGCATGCAGAAGGGGCGACATGTGTCTTTCTCGAGGGCATACCATTGAGGTAAGCTAAGCACTCTCCAAGTCGTCACCTCCCCAGCCAAATTGTTCGTTTTAAAGTCAAAGTCTGATGCCTTTAGTATGCTAAATTAATCCCGTCACACTTTTGCCATCCGGGGCTTGATATAGTTAATGTTCATTTAAGTGCAGCCTGATTGTTcggaaataagttttgtgcaaaattgaGCTTTTAGAGGCATGTTTTTTCGAGTTTTATGGGGTTTTGTATAGCTTCCAGCATTGTGTCTTGTACCCGACCGCGTGGTCCTTGTGTGTTAATGTAAGTTGAATTTAATTagcctaatttttaaaaataagattgtaaaaccctgcctgatctaGATGGACCTTTGCTTCAATGTTTGCTGgtagtgcccttcaggcctggccatcccagtcccataccatcAGGAACTTAGAACCTTTCCAGTCACGGGGGAAAATTCGCGGCGACATTTGGTCCTTCGAACTGGATGGTCAGTATTAGTGACCATCAGGAACGTCCAACAAGTGATGGTTTTTCGAGTTGGCTGAGGAAGTGGCGAGAGTGACAAGGGCGTAATAGAAGTTCAAAGTGTAGCGATCATTGTTTTTTCGCAACGCAGAATTTAGATGTGAATTGAAGCACCATGGCTGTTGCAAGTAACTTGCAGGCCAGTTCACTGGTTGCTTTACTGATAGATGTGGTGGCAGAGGCTCATCGTGAACTGTTGGAGACACGCGCTTGTACGGCGATGTACCAAAATCTGATTGATTGCATTAAAGCCGATGAGCAAATGTTGAGAAACTTCTATTTGGCTAGTACAGTAAAGTTGGAATCAAGCTCTGAACTGTCATTTCATCAAGCGCTCAATGGAGCAAATAATGTATTTGCCCTTCCCTTTACCAGAACTGAATTTCTTGCTAGCGTATCGCAGCAACGGACTAGATTGCCAAAgttgaaagaacttcctttacctGTGTTTAATGGTGAGATTAGTGAATACGCTACCTTTAGAGAACTCTGATGTTCATGTTAAGAGACGTACTCATTTAGATAACGTAACTAAGTTTACATATTTGCTTGGTGCCCTCGAGAAAGAATCACTTAGAGTAGCCAAGGCTTTAAGTGTAACGGCTGCTAACTACGACGTTGCATTAGGGTTGTTGGAACGTTACTATGGTAATCAGCAGCAAACGTTAGTTGTTTTGCATCGGTGACTCGCTAATATCTTTGTTCCCAAATTCAACCGcgtagattttaaaaatttccgcATCGAGTTGACAGTGTTGTTAAGGAAATTAAACGCTTGAGTACAGTAGATGTGGGGCAGGGAATGGTCATGAGTTTGATTAATCAGAAGCTCTCTCAAGGCGATGTATATCGTAACGTTGTGGATTGCTTGAGAAAGTGTGATTACACTTTAGATGAATTTTTTGAGGCACTTGATTTCCTCATTTGGAGTTTGGAGGGCGATGCGTTGCAAAAGGGAGAGGACGAGTCTGTAAGACCTAAGACAGTTGCATTTCAAACCCCTCGTACTAGAACGTGTCCATTTTGCCAAGGTGAGCATTTGGCCAACGATTGTAACAATCACACCACTGTTGAAGACCGAAGGCGACAATTAATGTATTTCCGTAGGTGCTTTAAATGTTTAGGCAAGGGCCATGGTAGCATTCAATGTAACAAACCGAATTGTGAATTGTGTAATGGTAGACATCATAACTTAATTTGCAGTAATAATGCCTTCAAGCCTCAGTCAAATGCGCCTACCAGGTACTTCAACAAAGTAAATGTTCAGAGTCAGTCATTAAGTCACGTCACTTCTAAGCCTGTAAAGGGCCAAAGTAGAGGTAGAAATCCCTAGGGTTCTAACATAAGTGCTAACAAAGTAGAGTAAATGGGAAGAAAAAGTGATGAAAACCTGTGTGAACGCAAAGTCAGTAAATGCGTCTGTCTCGGACCTACCGTCAACGCTGTTACCAACCGTGTCGGCCATCTTGTGTGCCCAGGGCCGACAGGCTCCAACCAGAGTGTTTTTAGACACCGGGAGCAAATGTAGTTTTGTTTCTAGTTGGCTAGCCCAGAAATTAAAGTTGCCAGTAATAAAGACAGTCTCCCTTAGTACTGCACCATTTGGTTCTAATGTTATGGATGGTGAATATGGTTTGGTTTCTTGTAAAGTTCAGATGGGCACTTAAGGGAGTTGACATGACTGCCGTGAAAGCCTTACATGTCTGCCGAACAGTAGGACTGAGCCACGATGTCAATGAATGGTGGCGACTTGATACGACTGGTATCAGTCCCAAAGAGCAATTTACCATCTCTGAGAATGTAGCCATTAAGAAAGTAAAGGACAGAGTTAGTACGAACTGATTAAGGTTATCGAGTAAGTCTCCCCTTTCGCGATGAACAACGTCCGAGTGTCAATTACCGTAATGCCATTGCAGAATTAAATGCTTTAGAAATGAGATTTGATCGAGATCCTAGTTACCGAACCGCTTACGAGCAAGTCCTTCAGATTCATCTCGAAGCTGGGTTCATAGAGGAAGTCCCCAACTCGAGAATAGAAGGCTACTACATACCTCATTTTGGAGTTAAGAAAGAGAGCTCTACTAACCCCCCTTACAACTGTGTTTAATGCCTCCTCCAAGTCGAAGGGAGGAACTCCTTGAATGATTGCTTGTATCCAGGTCCCAGTTTAGTGTAGTTGTTATACGACCTTTTGTTGAAAGTTTAGAGTAAATCCTTATGCACTAACCGCTGACATATCTAAAGTCTTCCATTGAGTCTTCCTTGATCCACAGGACACCAAGTATGCTCAATTCCTGTGGTACAAGGCACCATCACAAGCGGCTAACTTTGCTTTCAGGGTCATGGTATTTGGAATTACAACCAGTCCTTTTCTCCTTCAACAAGTCCTTCAGACTCATTTTAGGGTAGCCGGGAAGGCAGAgttgataaaatcgttttatgTTGACAATTATATTGCCACCTATGCTACTGAGGGAGCAATGTGGGATAATTGTTTAACTGTTAAACAGCTTTTAGATGAAGCTAACACGCCATTGAGAGGGTGGGCGAGTAATAGATCAATGAGTAGGAATTAAAGAGCCTACTGAGATTTCTGTGTTAGGAATGTTATGGGATAGGAGTAGTGATCAGATGTGCTTGAAATCCTTCAAAGGGGTGAGAGAATTGCCTAGTAACTGGGTTCCCACGAAATGTAGTGTCAAATTTTGATCTGTTAGGGTTGGTCAGCCCAACATTTGTTAGAGGAAAGTTGTTTTTACAGAAACTATGGGAAGAAGGTATAGGATGGGATGATGTTCTCAACACACAAAAATGGACGGAGCCTATGATAATCTTAGAAGAGTTTGTCAATGTGCATAAGTTGAAATTTAAAAGAGGAATTTTGACAGGCAAATCAGAAATTCATGTCTTTACTGATGCCTCAAGTAAGGCATACAGGGGGGGCAGCCTATGTCAGGGGAAGTAAGGGAGGAACTAACCTGTTGACTAGCAAAATGAGAGTAACCCCTAGGAAACAACAACATTTGACCATACCTAATTTAGAGTTATTAGCCTTGTTATTAGGAATTAAGTCAGGTAgaagtttgaagaatttgttaaAAGTCAGAACAGTTGTAATTTGGACCGACAGTAAGGTCGCTATAGCCTGGGTAAATAGCAAAGAGGAGAACAGGAATGTGTTTATAGCTAATAGGGTAGGAGAAGCCAACTTTCTTTTGCAGGAGTGTGGGATGATTCTGAAGCATGTGCTGACCAAAAGTAATCCAGCATATCTTCTGGCCTGAGGGACCAGTATGAGAGAGCTAACAGACAGCCAGTTGTGGCACCGAGGACCCCAGTTTCTTCATGTTGAAGGTCCTGCCGAGGTTGTACAGAGGTTGGAGAGGATTTGCAGTGATAAGAAATGAGTGTTATTGGTGTTGTTACTTCGTGCTGCTGAAATGTGATGCACAAGCGTGTTGGAATTGTATGAAATGTGTACATCCCTTTGTGCAACACGAATTAGGTGTCATTGTGTCTTGTGAGAGTGATTACTCTCATTTGATTGTTGTAAGTCTGTCGCAAGCTGCCTTTCAACTGTAGCACTGCAATTGAGTGCAGGCCGCACTCCAATCTTCGAGCCTCACCTGCCTAACCTTCCAATTGCTGTCCGTTCGGCTAGAAATTCTGGTGTGGAGTATGTCATGAAGAAAACTGGATCCATTTTTTCTCGACAATTCTTGGCAAtgttcaggataagcgagggggaGTGGTAAGCAGGCGGCTGAGTTCGTGGTTCATCAGGTCGAGGGTGCGTTGGACTCTCTCTGGGAAgggcatggagtatgtgtcgATGAGTTTATCTtgcaggtctctgtacttgactttgcccagcTGCAAGttcaaccatggggtgattttgttgaagacctcctccggcagCATTGTCATGGTGACGTCCGCCTTGGTCTCATCGTCTGTAATTTGAGCTGCTCGGAAATGAACGTCTGCCCACAGAAACCAGGATGCGGTGTTTTGTTGTGAGAATGGAGGGAGTTTTATTGCCTGGATTACTGCTGCCCTTGAAGgcgagagggggatgcagaggatctgtgtgtcCTTGGAACAACTTTCTACCTCAGTTTCTGTCATTTTGCCTCACACCAAAACGCGAAATAAGTGCCgtgtttagtccgttaatggtgtttggggcttgTCAGAAGTCGAAACTATACCCCGTGTGGTtctgttaatgacttctgaatacggtCAACGTGAATTGTAAATGGCAGGTCCAGACTGTTCGAGAACATCAGAGCTCACCTGAAGGAGGTACGCCataattagtccgttagtggcgTTTTTCCTGGGTGTTCTCAATCACATATTAGTTGAGGAAGGAGctttgtattatataattattcaaatgaGTAGTCCTGACTGCCAATGCTGTATCAAACTTGTCTATAGCTACCTAAGCCATTTAGACTTTGTCGCAAACGTGTGGTTCCATTTAAAGgttctctgaaggtaaagcagccatagtgagtccgttaatggcgaagccaaaaccgctgttTACcttgggtcaccagttgtgaggtcaaagagacagaaatgGGTATGTACTTTTTGTACTTTACTGATTTGTTTACCTTGGCACAATATTAAAATTGAGCAGCATGCGGATGGAAACATAACAGGAGTGCCTGACCTGCACACAAAATGAGCGAACTGTAACtgcaatttgtttttgttaaaaaagtgGTGCGTGTGCCGACAATTAAAATTGGCAAAGATATTGCAAATAGCAATATTAAGATAACAGACAAAAAACCCATAATGTTTACATACAACAaccaaacaaaatgttttgtttgaacTAAAACATATATTTGATTTCAGATTCTTCAGTGAAAAacaaaggccaggaaattctacctcatatgaatatatacgccATGAGATTCTTGCTGTGCGGTTGATAAATGTATTCGATACATGATCATAATTGATGAGAAATGAGTAAAACCAGCAGCCCTTGTCTGACATCTTTACAATCTGAATACAAAGAAAATCACCGATGAGACAGATGCTTTTAATGAGGCAGAAGGTTTTCTGGCTTTGGATGTGGGAGGTATTGGCCAACGCTCCGTAACTTTCAGTTTAAGAAATGCCAGACTTGGGATGACCTGAAAGTAGAACCGTGTGGGGCAGATGAATGTGTAAGAGACCAGACCCATCGCACCGATGGCGGTCTCCTTCGAGAATTCGTTAACTGccatcaaaacaaaatatgaaactcTTATCTCAGTCGAAATGCTTTGAGTTCAAAGACTGAGTTGCGTCATAtcttcggagggacccagacaaagagaaaaacaaaagcatcccattttctctcactcaaggaatgcaacttctaccatacaatatttccatctgtttctattgttgtctcgatttatgtacaatcaccactacttgcattgccatgcaagcattctaatcatgtactcataatgttccaccgaatcttctgtatcaaaccgTTTGTGAAGACgtcaaacgtctcgccatttcacatatattatgctactgcattgtattcattaatctgtctcgaatctcatgcaattggccatatgtagaatttcctggcctttccactgatatatgtttcatcactgtacgtttattatgtctctcacaatcgccatctgtttgtctgccaacaaacacagatgtccaaaacattacctctgttttgctctgtctgtgtgtagtgtagacgctactttgcggctcgcacaggccaataacatcttcaaagattctgtacattcagtcagtaaggaaccaccaataaaccagtcaacatccagccagtatgtcactcaatcctgtccttacactggtgaccctggagtgacacgaaggagccgatggcagacgGCCAACTCATGATGACGACCCATGTGCCAAAAGACCCTTCGCCACCTCCCCACTTCCCGCCGTTCCCGAGCTCTCAGTAGAcatccgaccctccgagatgacccaccccaccactggagccctggatgcctcctccaggaagtctgaagccgcccccgaactcgtaccggacgagctgaccaacaaaggaccagccgacgtcatccttcagtcTGCTGCTGcacccctcgagctggctactgaagcatcagccgccgtcatccttcagcccttgagctggctaccgaaggatcagccgccgtcatccttcagcctactgccgtccTCCTCaagctggctaccaaaggatcatcaatcgtcacccttcaacccgctaccgtccTCCTTGAGTTCCCACCGGCCGGTgccacccttcagcctcctactcgcccctagcccaagccctttgaGCCAAAAATAATTGTCAGCAAGAtgatttccgcatcgatgccttgcttgGGGGGCGGGGGTATTGTAAGAGACCAGACCCATCGCACCgatggcggtctctttcgagcacatgCGTTCGTGCATCATATCTTCAGAGGGACCCAGACAAATAGAAAAACATAAGCATCCAATTTTCTTTcactcaaggaacgcaacttctaccatacagtatttctgtctgtttctccctaaccattgttgtctcgatttatgtacaatcaccactaattacattgccatgcaagcattctaatcatgtactcataatgttccaccgaatcttctgtatcaaactgtatgtttctgtttgtgaagacgccaaacgactcgccatttcacatatattatgctactgcattgtattcattaatctgtctcgaatctcatgcaattggccatatgtagaatttcctggcctttccattgatatatgttttatcactgtacgtttattatgtctctcacaatcgctatctgtttgtctgccgacaaacacatatgtccgaaacattacctctgttttgctctgtctgtgtgtagacgctactttgcGGCTCACACAAGCCAacaacatcttcgaagattctgtacattcagtcagtaaggaaccaccaataaaccagtcaacacccagccaccgtcactcaatcccgtccttacaaatGCAGTGATTTGGTTCAGGATATGAGAGCATTCTATAAGATCAGGAAGGGACAGAGTTCCATGGGGGATTATAGCTCCCAACTATTTGATGCAGCATTGGACTTTGTGGAGAAATTGAAAGGTTGGAGCTGGGTATCTGGTGATTTTATATTGCTAGAGAATTTTCAGAGGTTACTGCATTTctcctggtttttgaatgaggtcccagaggacttgtgagCAGTTTTGATGGCTTGGTAGAGCCTGTCtgatgaatcatttatttttacccAAGTTAaaaagcacatgtcgaaatgtcCGGCGGTAGACAGCACATTTTTCAACTGGATGCCAAGAGTCATGATGGGTGGTCAGAGGAACCTTTCACAGTGAGAATCAGGCTTTGCTTCCGGTGGGTTTTGTGCTAAAGTAGAGAGTGATAGGAAGTCTATGGATCAAACACCACAGTTTCGTTGTTTCAATTGTAGTAGGTTGGGTCACTCGGAGAAATTCTGGAGAGTTAAATACTGTGGGGGGCGTAGGAGCTCTACTCATTCTTGGAGGTTTTGTCTGTTGCTCAAAAAGAGTAATTTTAGGCCAGTAACCCCGAATTTTGGTGGTAGCTATAGGAAAGCTCCTCAGGAGAGAGATCTAAAGAAGCCTAAAAATATCTCCTGAGATCTAAAGAAGCCTAAAAATAGACAATTTTTGGAGGGCAGAGCACCCAAAAGGGAAAGGATAGGGGAACCAAAGCCTGTGGTGAAGGGGGCTGTAACTGGGTCTAGTATTTTGATTTCTGTAGATACGGGTGCATCAATCAGTTTAGTAGTCTATGATTTTTATCAGTCAATGTTTTCTCAGTATTGGCTAGAACATTCACAGGAGAGAGTGTGTGATGTTCAGGCTCATAAACTGGATGTTGTGGGAATGGCGGATATTTGTTTTTTGCTGGAGAACCAATAAGGGAAccagttttggtggtgagaggTGGTAACTTTGGTAATAAAGTTTTACTGGGGCATCCAGCATGTGCTAGGATCGGTATTTCTACATACCTAGTAAAGGAGGTATAACAATTGGTGAAACTGGGTGTTGTATCCCGTATGTGGGTGTTGATGAAATGAAGGGGGAATATATGTTATTGGGGATAATAAGGAAATAAGTGGGAATAATGAGGAAACTGTGGGAGATAATCAGTCATAGGGTGAAAGTGAGGCCCATAGTGAGGGGAAAAAGTGTTTAAAGGCGTTTTAGCGGAAGATGTAATTTTGGATCCAAGTATGGTTGGTCTGGCAAAAGTTAAGGTGAGTGATTTAAAGGtgaataaacaggtgtgtgtggtggaaggtAGTGAGAAACTAAAGGGAGTGGTGAGTACAGTGTCAATAAATAAGGTATCAAATTAATGAGTCACATGGGTAGAATTGTTAAACTGTAATATTTCAGTCAGGAGGCATCAGAGGGATACTTATACTGTAGACTTGGAGGAATGAAGAGAGGACACTGAATCAGTGGCATTAATACGGGAACAAAATGGGTTTTTGGAGGATGAAATGGAggttataaaggaaatttttaggaatcatttgggtgaggcagactataaagaatacataGAAGGGTTAGGTGAGGTGTTATCTTAATTTTCAGATGTTATTGCTCTGAAAGGAGATAAATTGGGGCAGACAGATGTGTTAGGAGCATCAGGTGCAGTTAGAGGGGGGAAATAAAGCTTATTTATGTTCTGTCATATAGGATACCTTTCAAGATTAGGGAGCAagttgagcaagaggttaataagtgggaggaggaaggtataattaggcctagctcATCACcgtttaatttcccattgttggtggtgcctaagaaggatggttcaatccgtgtttgtgtggactttaggaaacTGAATGAGAAGACCATTCCAGACAGGTATCCGGTGGTGTGATTGCCGGATTTATTTGTGGAGATTGggggtaagaatatttatttgttaattgaccTCATGCAATGGTTTTTGCAGCTTCCATTGAATGAGGAGAATAGGAAGTTGACAGCTTTCTACTCCGAAGGGACATTATGAATTTACAcaaatgccttttggtttgtcaggcaGTCCTATTACATTTACGAGGTTAGTGAATACTGTCTTGCACGG includes:
- the LOC136829598 gene encoding uncharacterized protein, with product MADTVGNSVDESKFPVKRVKKFKRFHDEVLDEGVKSTKESEKKSDFRINVFSYTLDYIVTDLEQRFKAVKGICDTFKAILMYVSLNEAELEDVSECLAQKYSLDLSCNFVSEMLHLKTIFRSTFHSEKELAPLDLLNETYVAEAERSFNKLSNIKSFKRATMGQEHFSYLALLSIENTLARSVDYSSLINDFAKKNARKVKLL